In a single window of the Gossypium hirsutum isolate 1008001.06 chromosome D02, Gossypium_hirsutum_v2.1, whole genome shotgun sequence genome:
- the LOC107932142 gene encoding uncharacterized protein, protein MMVTSPSRSRNVMVVVDPTPQSAAALQYALSHALVEQDKLILFYIENPSSWKNALATFIRKSSNSSSSAPNSISEGAFGTDADFLDQMRRACEVAQPKINVKIEKTDMDGKDKASVILSKSKDLRIDLIIIGQKRSLSSAILGIKRQNGSLKGPKAIDKVDYLIENSPCSCVAVQKKGQNGGYVLNSKTHKNFWLLA, encoded by the exons ATGATGGTGACTTCACCTTCACGGTCACGAAACGTAATGGTGGTGGTTGACCCGACACCGCAGTCGGCAGCAGCCCTCCAGTACGCTCTTTCCCATGCATTGGTAGAGCAAGACAAGCTGATCCTTTTCTACATCGAAAACCCTAGTTCGTGGAAAAACGCTCTTGCCACCTTCATTCGGAAATCGAGTAATTCTTCATCCTCGGCTCCAAACTCCATCTCCGAGGGAGCTTTCGGTACCGACGCTGATTTTCTCGATCAAATGAGACGCGCTTGCGAAGTCGCTCAGCCAAAAATCAATGTAAAAATCGAGAAAACCGACATGGATGGCAAAGATAAAGCTAGTGTGATTCTTTCAAAGAGCAAAGATTTGAGAATTGATCTCATTATCATAGGGCAAAAACGGAGTCTCTCTTCGGCAATACTCGG AATTAAGCGACAAAATGGGTCACTAAAAGGACCGAAGGCAATAGACAAAGTTGATTATTTGATTGAGAACAGCCCATGCTCATGTGTTGCAGTCCAGAAAAAGGGTCAAAATGGTGGCTATGTTCTTAACTCCAAGACCCATAAAAATTTCTGGCTTTTGGCATAA
- the LOC107932115 gene encoding uncharacterized protein isoform X1 has translation MDKVVEEVEKTKKGWDEAYSKTQQHIKEIQEYGNSTMEETKNKNSLPRLNGLAQDGLALLNSLQFNLDLLAPQLSTDDEVQSAKALLKTWRSQSQSLRMNLRNANLQAKDNMRKTAQKERELLLGGGEESTVRRRNLQTKAGMTSAAESITESLRRTRQLMVQEVERSTNTLMTFEESTGVLKKAESEYKGHRSLLSRTRNLLSTMQRHDVIDRIVLIVGFILFSCAVLYVVSKRIGILKLQRTITAAIKAGMAGKPELARKAVEEGINRGRFDGNVVPDKGLPLQQPMRDEL, from the exons atGGACAAGGTGGTGGAAGAAGTGGAGAAGACAAAGAAAGGGTGGGACGAAGCCTATTCAAAAACCCAACAACATATAAAAGAGATTCAGGAATATGGGAACTCAACAATGGAGGAAACTAAGAACAAAAATTCATTGCCCAGATTAAACGGATTGGCTCAAGACGGTTTGGCTCTTCTTAATTCATTGCAATTCAATCTTGATCTTCTCGCTCCACAACTTTCTACCGATGATGAGGTCCAGTCTGCTAAAGCTTTGCTCAAAACTTGGAGAAGTCAATCCCAAAG TTTGAGAATGAATCTGAGGAATGCGAATTTACAAGCAAAGGATAATATGAGGAAAACTGCTCAAAAAGAG AGAGAACTTCTGCTGGGTGGTGGAGAAGAATCCACAGTTCGTCGGCGCAATCTGCA GACAAAGGCCGGGATGACGTCTGCAGCAGAAAGCATCACGGAGAGCCTTCGCCGTACCCGTCAATTGATGGTTCAG GAGGTCGAAAGAAGCACAAACACCCTCATGACTTTCG AGGAATCAACGGGAGTATTAAAGAAGGCTGAAAGTGAATATAAGGGACACCGCTCATTGTTGTCGCGAACTCGGAATCTACTGTCCACCATGCAACGTCATGATGTTATTGACAG GATAGTACTCATAGTTGGGTTCATCTTGTTCTCGTGTGCTGTACTTTACGTTGTTTCAAAACGTATTGGCATACTTAAGTTGCAAAGGACAATTACCGCAGCCATAAAGGCCGGTATGGCTGGAAAACCAGAGCTTGCTCGCAAAGCTGTAGAAGAGGGTATTAACCGAGGTCGATTCGACGGTAATGTAGTTCCCGATAAAGGACTCCCGTTACAGCAACCCATGCGTGATGAACTGTGA
- the LOC107932115 gene encoding uncharacterized protein isoform X2 gives MDKVVEEVEKTKKGWDEAYSKTQQHIKEIQEYGNSTMEETKNKNSLPRLNGLAQDGLALLNSLQFNLDLLAPQLSTDDEVQSAKALLKTWRSQSQSLRMNLRNANLQAKDNMRKTAQKERELLLGGGEESTVRRRNLQTKAGMTSAAESITESLRRTRQLMVQEVERSTNTLMTFEESTGVLKKAESEYKGHRSLLSRTRNLLSTMQRHDVIDSTHSWVHLVLVCCTLRCFKTYWHT, from the exons atGGACAAGGTGGTGGAAGAAGTGGAGAAGACAAAGAAAGGGTGGGACGAAGCCTATTCAAAAACCCAACAACATATAAAAGAGATTCAGGAATATGGGAACTCAACAATGGAGGAAACTAAGAACAAAAATTCATTGCCCAGATTAAACGGATTGGCTCAAGACGGTTTGGCTCTTCTTAATTCATTGCAATTCAATCTTGATCTTCTCGCTCCACAACTTTCTACCGATGATGAGGTCCAGTCTGCTAAAGCTTTGCTCAAAACTTGGAGAAGTCAATCCCAAAG TTTGAGAATGAATCTGAGGAATGCGAATTTACAAGCAAAGGATAATATGAGGAAAACTGCTCAAAAAGAG AGAGAACTTCTGCTGGGTGGTGGAGAAGAATCCACAGTTCGTCGGCGCAATCTGCA GACAAAGGCCGGGATGACGTCTGCAGCAGAAAGCATCACGGAGAGCCTTCGCCGTACCCGTCAATTGATGGTTCAG GAGGTCGAAAGAAGCACAAACACCCTCATGACTTTCG AGGAATCAACGGGAGTATTAAAGAAGGCTGAAAGTGAATATAAGGGACACCGCTCATTGTTGTCGCGAACTCGGAATCTACTGTCCACCATGCAACGTCATGATGTTATTGACAG TACTCATAGTTGGGTTCATCTTGTTCTCGTGTGCTGTACTTTACGTTGTTTCAAAACGTATTGGCATACTTAA
- the LOC107932127 gene encoding 2-oxoglutarate-dependent dioxygenase 19 produces MAHSVEMLGQECFDLKNKAIAHLHDYSFMDEIPTIDYSLLFSKDHNERAKSLEHLGKACQDFGCFYLINGVEERVVEGALKGISDYFELTNQEERSEYLKKNSMDRIRWYLRSDAGENRENIKIVTHPEYHCPSKPDSCKDAIGEYLKGMHEVELGLAKAISTTLGYEETYIEKEFKLEAGFDVATLNLYPPSLQSKGSTGLAEHTDPGFFVSLIQDVNGGLQVLSHQGNWITVNIPRNTIFIGIGDHLEILTNGKYKSHIHQVILDNNEVKRISMATLHGPSLDTLVAPAPGFINDSHPPTYRGMTYKESLELNGFDEIDVQSSLIQLQMPLFLISCMVLYFYNCL; encoded by the exons ATGGCTCACTCGGTTGAGATGCTTGGTCAAGAATGCTTTGATTTGAAAAACAAGGCTATTGCTCATCTCCATGATTATTCCTTCATGGATGAAATCCCCACAATTGATTACTCTTTGTTGTTTTCCAAGGATCATAATGAACGGGCTAAGTCCTTGGAACACCTTGGAAAAGCATGCCAAGATTTCGGTTGCTTTTAT CTGATAAATGGTGTTGAAGAAAGGGTGGTAGAAGGAGCACTGAAGGGTATTTCAGATTACTTTGAGCTGACAAATCAGGAGGAGAGGAGTGAGTACTTAAAGAAGAATTCAATGGATAGGATAAGGTGGTATTTAAGATCTGATGCTGGGGAAAACAGAGAGAATATAAAGATAGTAACACACCCTGAATATCATTGCCCTAGCAAACCTGATAGTTGCAA AGATGCCATTGGAGAATACTTGAAAGGGATGCATGAGGTTGAACTTGGTTTAGCTAAAGCAATCTCGACAACTTTGGGATATGAAGAAACCTACATCGAGAAGGAATTCAAGCTGGAGGCAGGATTCGACGTGGCTACCTTGAATCTATATCCACCATCTTTACAATCCAAAGGTTCTACCGGTTTGGCGGAACATACGGACCCGGGCTTTTTTGTTTCCCTTATACAAGATGTTAACGGGGGACTTCAAGTGCTCTCTCATCAAGGAAATTGGATCACTGTTAACATACCCCGAAACACCATTTTCATCGGTATTGGGGATCATCTTGAG atattaaccAATGGGAAGTACAAGAGTCATATACATCAAGTGATCTTGGATAACAACGAAGTGAAAAGAATCTCAATGGCAACACTTCATGGACCTTCATTGGACACACTTGTAGCCCCAGCACCAGGGTTCATCAATGACTCTCACCCACCAACCTACCGAGGGATGACCTACAAGGAATCCTTGGAGCTCAATGGCTTTGATGAAATCGATGTGCAGTCATCCCTTATTCAGCTTCAAATGCCACTCTTTCTAATTTCATGCATGGTGTTGTATTTCTATAATTGCCTTTGA